The sequence TGATTGCTAAGGCTTAAATTTGGATTTAGAAGTGGGCCAAGGATATTAAAGACAGTTCCCACGCCAAGCCTTAATCTCACATCACGCACGCTAGCTGTAATAGGGTGAAAATATGGAGCATGAAAAAAGGCTAAATTTTGGTTATTGAGTTTAAATTTTAAATGCTCTATATCGCTACCAGGATTTATGCCTATTTGGCTTAAAACATCGCTACTACCGCTTTTGGAGGTTATGGCTTTATTGCCGTGTTTGGCTACTTTGATACCCAAAGATGCTAGTATGAAGGCTGTTGTTGTGGAGATATTTATCGTTTTTAAGCCATCGCCACCTGTGCCTACTATATCCATCATTTTGGAGCTGTCACTATATGTAGTTGAGTATTTTAGTATATTTTTCACAAGTGCTGCTAAGCTATCTGGATATAGGGATTTTTCGCTTATTAAAACTAGTAAAGCCCCAAGCTGGACTTCATCATAATTTTTCTTATAAATCTCTTTGCATATTACCTCATAATCCTTGCTATCAAGGGCAAAGCCCTTTTGGAGCTTGGTAAGAAATGGTGCGAAATTGGCTTTTTTAGGCTCTTCATTATCTTTTTTATTTAGTGAGACGAAGTTTGCTATTATCTGTTTGCCATATTGACTAAAGAAGCTTTCAGGGTGAAATTGTATCCCAAAAATTTGATTTTTACTATCTTCTAACGCCATCAAAACCCCATCGCTGCTATAAGCTGTGGCTTGCAAGTTTGGCGGTAGATTATCTACATATAAAGAGTGGTATCTCATCACGCTAAATTCCGTTGGTAAGCCATTAAATATAAGGCTATTTTGTTGGATATGAATTTGGGATATTTTGCCATGTACCGGGGTGTCAAGCACCTTGATATCAGCACCATAAACTAGCCCGATAGCTTGATGCCCAAGGCAAATTCCAAGTATAGGAATGCCTAAATTCGCCCTTAAAATATCTAAGCAAACGCCACTATCTTTAGGGTGTTTTGGACCCGGGCTTAGGATAATTTTAGATGGATTTAAGGCTTTGATCTCATCAATTGTGATCTCATCATTTCTAACGCATTTTATAGACTCATTAGTTGTATCTAAGATATATTGATAGATATTATAGACAAAACTATCATAATTATCAATCATTAAAATCATTATTTATCCCTTTTGGTTGCGTATTGTTCGAAGATTTTTAGACAACTTTTGCGTTTGTTACAGATCTCTTCATACTCATTTTGGGCTATGCTATCCCATACGATTCCAGCACCAGCACCGATAAATACACGATTTGAATCTGAATTTGGCACAAATATAGCTGAACGAATCAAAATCGCCATTTGCATATCGCCATTAAAATGCCAAAATCCAATCCCACCACCATAAATTCCACGGCTATGCTCTTCAAGCTCATTTATAATTTGCATTGCTCTTATCTTTGGACTACCGCTAAGTGTGCCAGCAGGAAATATCGTAGCTATCGCATCCATCGCTGATGATGAGTCTCTAAGCTCTGCGTATATATCGCTTACGATATGCATTACACTTTCATAAAGCTTAATATGTATAGGATTTATCACTTTTACGCTACTTGGAAGTGCGAATTTGCCTATATCATTTCTAGCTAAATCAATTAGCATTCTATGCTCACTAAGCTCTTTTTCATCATTTAAAAGCTCATTTTTTATAATTTCATCTTCATTAGCATCTCTTCCACGCTTTTTGGTTCCGGCAATCGGGCTTGTGTGGATAATGCCCTTTTTGATCTCTACTACTAGCTCTGGGCTACTACCTACGATGGTGCCAAATTCACTTGGGTAGTAAAACATATATGGGCTAGGATTTTGTGATTTTAAAATTTCATAAAATTCAAGCGGATCAAAATCGCTTTGAAGCTCTAAAGTTTTAGATAAGACTACTTGGAAAATATCACCATTTTTTATATAATTTTTAGCCGTTTCAATCATCTTTAAATAGTTGGCTTTTTGGCTATTTAAGTCGCTTTTGATGGTGTAAAAATAGCTTTTATCTGATTTAAGTGGCTTAATATCTTTAAGATTATTAAAGTAGTTACTATCACCATAAAAGCTATAAATTTTACTCTGTTTGTCATAGTGAAGATAGGCTCTAGCGTCGCTATAATGATATAATGGAAACTCATATAATGCGGGCTTAAGCTCGCCGATTTTTTCGAATTTATATACTGCTTCATAGCTTAAAACGCCAAAAAGCCCGGCGAAATTTGAGATTTTTTTGCCGTTTTTTATTCTATCGTTTAATTTGCCAAAGTCATCTCCGCTGATATACTCACAATCAATTCCGATGATTACTTGAGTCTCATCTTCAGCTAGATATGATTTTGGATATTGGCGTAAAATTTCTTTAAAATATATGGTTGGATCATAGAGTAAAAGCATCTTATCTCCAAAAAGTTTTTTTAAAAAAATATTATACAAAAAATTTTCTTTATCAATCTTAAAATTTAGTATTTCAAAGCTAGATTTTATCTTAGGATTAATATAATTCCAAATCAAATTTAAGGTAGAAAAATGGTTGATGGATTTAGTGTGATTTTAGGCGATATGAGCCTGGTGTGGGCGGTTGCTATTTTTGTTGCTATCGGTGTTGGTGTAGGGTGTATTAGTGGGTTTTTTGGCATTGGTGGTGGGACAATTTTGGTGCCGATACTTTTAAATTTGGGTTTTGATATTAAAAGTGCGATTGGTATTAGTGTGCTTCAGATGTTTATGGGGGCGCTATTTGGTAGCTATGTGAATTATAAAAATAAAAAATTGGTTTTAAATGATGGGATTGTGGTTGGTATCGGCGGACTTGTGGGGGCTAGTTTTAGCGGATTTATAGTATCTATTATGCCTAGTATCGCTTTGAAATTTGTGGTGTTATTTATGTTAATGGTGGCGATAATTAAATTTTTTCAAGCAGATGTGAAAAAT is a genomic window of Campylobacter devanensis containing:
- the trpD gene encoding anthranilate phosphoribosyltransferase; the protein is MILMIDNYDSFVYNIYQYILDTTNESIKCVRNDEITIDEIKALNPSKIILSPGPKHPKDSGVCLDILRANLGIPILGICLGHQAIGLVYGADIKVLDTPVHGKISQIHIQQNSLIFNGLPTEFSVMRYHSLYVDNLPPNLQATAYSSDGVLMALEDSKNQIFGIQFHPESFFSQYGKQIIANFVSLNKKDNEEPKKANFAPFLTKLQKGFALDSKDYEVICKEIYKKNYDEVQLGALLVLISEKSLYPDSLAALVKNILKYSTTYSDSSKMMDIVGTGGDGLKTINISTTTAFILASLGIKVAKHGNKAITSKSGSSDVLSQIGINPGSDIEHLKFKLNNQNLAFFHAPYFHPITASVRDVRLRLGVGTVFNILGPLLNPNLSLSNQVVGNYLEEVNELIAATLLNLGRKHAIVVHGMDSMDEITLCDETLIHEVKDGKILEYKITPEQFGFKRAFHSDIAGGDASYNAEILKATLKGELSGPKFDIVLLNAMFALYTADGASSPLEAKDIILNAIKSGKVWEFYQSYIKGSK
- a CDS encoding anthranilate synthase component I family protein; protein product: MLLLYDPTIYFKEILRQYPKSYLAEDETQVIIGIDCEYISGDDFGKLNDRIKNGKKISNFAGLFGVLSYEAVYKFEKIGELKPALYEFPLYHYSDARAYLHYDKQSKIYSFYGDSNYFNNLKDIKPLKSDKSYFYTIKSDLNSQKANYLKMIETAKNYIKNGDIFQVVLSKTLELQSDFDPLEFYEILKSQNPSPYMFYYPSEFGTIVGSSPELVVEIKKGIIHTSPIAGTKKRGRDANEDEIIKNELLNDEKELSEHRMLIDLARNDIGKFALPSSVKVINPIHIKLYESVMHIVSDIYAELRDSSSAMDAIATIFPAGTLSGSPKIRAMQIINELEEHSRGIYGGGIGFWHFNGDMQMAILIRSAIFVPNSDSNRVFIGAGAGIVWDSIAQNEYEEICNKRKSCLKIFEQYATKRDK
- a CDS encoding sulfite exporter TauE/SafE family protein; amino-acid sequence: MVDGFSVILGDMSLVWAVAIFVAIGVGVGCISGFFGIGGGTILVPILLNLGFDIKSAIGISVLQMFMGALFGSYVNYKNKKLVLNDGIVVGIGGLVGASFSGFIVSIMPSIALKFVVLFMLMVAIIKFFQADVKNDNPKEISKFIMFGVGVVVGAVAISAGIGGALFLTPIFVGFLKMDIKKAISIGLFFVIFSSFSGLISLANAGLVDYKSGFTIGIGSIIGVYFGVKFGHKVDKNIQKRLALGLYIIMFILMVKNILF